One genomic window of Desulfuromonas sp. AOP6 includes the following:
- a CDS encoding OmpA family protein — MVFPLEIRGWAAVRRRGTFRLLCILLAGLLVLSPASVLAREGMTLEEKEYVVWPRFASASNELGAEDQALLRGLSMALDGLRIVHIYVAGHTDDQRLQGGSRQLFKDNFELSEARAQSVADYLLSILDVPEEATVLVEGLGDTLPVTDNSSEEGRAQNRRVEIWIQTERAPRPVREETLLSQRPTSPPPSPRPVASAPPAPRQEYRVPAPAAPTPVPYSPPPGEAFSNRAVYPGDAPALAAAQKPLPASYKDDYVPFYEQEKSLTAGRVVAPYFTPPGKWGPQLDLTYKEGTDRSLGRFSVMWPFWQTDNAIFFADLRVVLPDDSSLEGNYGLGYRKILDNGLPLLGEAIWGAYAFYDNRSSTYGFSFQQFTLGAELLGRNWELRANAYLPENASHVIDSFATTGVELDRTAVVVRTTLYETRERPLHGFDIEAGYGLELGERSTLWGHAGYFWFDNALTPEVAGPRLRLAYERKDPFSILGSSLSLGVEYQDDQIRGAQGFGFANVRVPLGKVIKDAPSSFAREEIERRMMRPVIRDVDIVTFAQDMAKTPGTEEGPSVIIADEYAVVDPETGAPIDLFFVDADGTLLNGLSVADGTRTAPMTLTEAQQASSLSDILFLINDAGQIASGGAESPALTLQQRQQLMGIGDTGARLISFEGLPEAPEYKLSITSASGRPTLSQAGAGDVIALASGNRLSGLNINGGSRGIAGSGIDSLALADLNVRDYTTAGLAIDNGTGTLSVANSLIAATGGGTALQLYRSELSGAFTASTLSQTGGRVIDMDGHQGTLDFRGTGVENQDGLGLRIQNSSDADLHFGRVSVAGTSSGAALSLLNNDQSAIAIDDLRIRTEGAQGLVASNSGSLRVAAGEVRSVGGDALVLGETAVDLTLTDISATGGGSALDFSGVSGQMTVRGLLAATGSSGSGLKVSNSQLDLEVSRLLVDSAAGTGVDIVETEGSLAFGRGSAIANSGGVGISIDGGSADLIYQGDLTHDSATSAIAIRNHSGGEVIFDSGTLVAGNGDGLQFRNADGTYSFRGTTTLVGGDAGIDILADSAGSFAFGGNTGIFTPSGSAFTLRDSSATVDYSGTITQNGTGNAVEVARHTGGAVTFRTGTIEATDGNGLQFSDADGLYAFLGTTRLQGGNAAIDILSGSDGSFEFGNGTSILNPTGAALTVRDSSADLVYSGSMSQNNAASLLDVANHSGGTLTLRTGNLTASNGDGLQFVNADGTYEILGITTLDGGNAGIDILADSAGNFTFGSSTKVINPTGSAFVVRDSSATVGYEGQLSQGNLASVVEVTNHAGGTLTFRNGAVTASNGDGLQFANADGTYEFLGRTTLDGGDAGVDILAGSGGRFTFGADTSIVSPTGDAFHVNGSTANVTYQGDLTQVRDAALVRIGDHSGGTLTFNTGSLEATAGGGLLFSNADGTYLFQGSTLLEELGSPVGIDIRNGSSGRFTFGSDTTIVSQSDTAFALDGSAANVSYGGRIDSASGYIAHINDLRSGGSVNFIAATPASVIQALTANNQGVRITNSAGNVSFDNLILGSDTTRLINDPLYLDNNSGRYTFKNVEIFTNSGTGILARNSAEATLTVIDGLIDTTNAPAIDLDSITTNITLASVNAADAGNVGINLSNLSSGSRFQVLGDTSIDGATTSINMDGIGAGSVITFDKVDVLDRIGSGIVIRDADGLINFGDITVTNPNSVGGNAITYTNSLADVTVAKADIGGSLGHGLHLENSAGSFTVNGGSITGGTTGIYARNIGELSAKNIAFNLVGSGVTLLQDTSSTMTATVAGNTLGLGGFSATSINGSTLRLDLNSNTANTFSLTTTGGGSDGLIAIKGMTEGTTPAEVESYLVSPDGANNVGTVDADDAGTFIGY, encoded by the coding sequence ATGGTTTTTCCCCTTGAAATACGTGGCTGGGCGGCTGTCCGCCGGCGAGGAACCTTTCGCCTGCTGTGCATTCTGCTGGCCGGACTGCTGGTGCTGTCTCCCGCCAGCGTGCTGGCCCGGGAAGGGATGACCCTGGAAGAAAAAGAGTACGTTGTCTGGCCCCGTTTCGCCTCGGCCAGCAACGAGTTGGGGGCTGAAGACCAGGCGCTGCTGCGGGGGCTGTCCATGGCCCTCGACGGTCTGCGTATTGTGCATATCTATGTGGCCGGACATACGGATGACCAGCGCCTGCAGGGAGGATCGAGGCAGCTCTTCAAGGACAATTTCGAACTCTCCGAGGCCCGCGCCCAAAGTGTGGCCGATTACCTGTTGAGCATTCTGGATGTTCCCGAAGAAGCGACTGTCCTGGTGGAGGGTCTCGGCGACACCCTGCCCGTCACCGACAACAGCAGCGAGGAAGGGCGCGCCCAGAATCGCCGGGTGGAAATCTGGATTCAGACCGAAAGGGCTCCCCGGCCTGTCAGGGAAGAGACCCTACTGAGCCAGCGTCCAACCTCGCCCCCACCATCGCCGAGACCGGTCGCCAGCGCTCCGCCAGCGCCCAGGCAAGAGTACCGTGTACCCGCACCGGCAGCGCCAACACCGGTGCCCTATTCGCCACCACCCGGCGAGGCCTTCAGTAATCGGGCCGTCTATCCCGGTGATGCCCCGGCCTTGGCCGCTGCCCAAAAACCCCTGCCCGCCAGCTACAAGGACGACTATGTTCCCTTCTATGAACAGGAAAAGTCCCTGACGGCAGGGCGGGTGGTAGCGCCCTATTTCACACCTCCAGGCAAGTGGGGACCGCAGCTGGATCTGACGTACAAGGAAGGAACGGATCGCAGCCTGGGGCGCTTCAGCGTCATGTGGCCTTTCTGGCAGACGGACAATGCCATCTTCTTTGCCGACCTGCGTGTGGTGCTACCAGACGATTCGAGCCTGGAGGGCAACTACGGCCTCGGTTACCGCAAGATTCTCGATAACGGTCTGCCCCTTTTGGGCGAGGCCATCTGGGGAGCTTACGCCTTCTACGACAACCGCAGCAGTACCTACGGTTTCTCCTTTCAGCAGTTCACCCTCGGTGCCGAGTTGCTGGGCAGAAACTGGGAACTACGCGCCAACGCTTATCTGCCCGAGAATGCTTCCCACGTAATCGACAGTTTTGCAACCACCGGTGTCGAACTTGATCGCACCGCCGTGGTGGTGCGTACCACCCTCTACGAGACGCGTGAAAGACCCCTGCATGGTTTTGATATCGAGGCGGGCTATGGTCTTGAACTGGGAGAAAGGAGCACGCTGTGGGGTCACGCCGGCTACTTCTGGTTCGATAACGCGCTGACCCCCGAAGTGGCCGGACCGCGTCTTCGTCTGGCTTACGAGCGCAAAGACCCCTTCAGTATTCTGGGTAGCAGCCTGAGCCTGGGGGTCGAGTACCAGGATGATCAGATCCGTGGTGCCCAAGGCTTCGGTTTTGCCAATGTCAGGGTGCCGCTGGGCAAGGTTATCAAGGATGCACCCTCCTCCTTTGCCCGCGAAGAGATTGAGCGTCGTATGATGAGACCGGTCATCCGAGACGTCGATATCGTCACCTTTGCCCAGGATATGGCCAAAACACCGGGTACGGAAGAGGGGCCATCCGTCATCATCGCCGACGAGTACGCCGTGGTTGACCCCGAGACGGGGGCCCCTATCGATCTCTTTTTCGTCGATGCCGATGGTACTCTACTCAATGGCTTGTCTGTGGCTGACGGTACCCGGACCGCTCCGATGACACTGACGGAGGCCCAGCAAGCTTCCTCGCTCAGCGATATCCTTTTTCTGATAAACGACGCCGGCCAGATCGCCTCAGGAGGGGCGGAAAGTCCGGCGCTCACCCTTCAGCAACGCCAGCAGCTGATGGGGATTGGCGATACCGGAGCCCGACTTATTTCCTTCGAAGGTCTGCCGGAAGCGCCCGAGTACAAACTGTCAATTACTTCCGCCAGCGGCCGTCCGACTCTCAGTCAGGCAGGTGCAGGGGACGTGATTGCCCTGGCCAGTGGCAACCGGCTGTCCGGCCTCAATATCAACGGCGGCTCCAGGGGTATTGCAGGGAGCGGGATCGACTCCCTGGCCCTGGCCGATCTGAATGTTCGCGATTATACGACTGCGGGTCTGGCGATAGACAATGGCACCGGCACCCTCAGCGTTGCCAACAGCCTGATCGCCGCCACCGGCGGCGGCACCGCTCTGCAGCTTTACCGGAGTGAACTGAGCGGCGCCTTCACGGCCAGCACCCTGTCGCAGACGGGGGGACGGGTGATCGACATGGATGGTCATCAAGGGACCCTCGATTTTCGCGGTACCGGCGTGGAGAATCAGGACGGGCTGGGTTTGCGCATCCAGAACAGCAGCGACGCAGACCTGCATTTCGGCCGGGTGAGCGTTGCCGGAACCAGCAGCGGCGCTGCCCTTTCTCTCCTCAACAACGATCAGAGCGCGATCGCCATAGACGATTTGCGCATCCGCACCGAAGGGGCGCAGGGGCTGGTCGCCAGCAACAGCGGCTCTCTGCGTGTTGCGGCTGGAGAGGTTCGCTCTGTCGGGGGGGACGCCCTGGTTCTGGGCGAAACCGCTGTTGACCTGACCCTGACCGATATTTCGGCGACGGGAGGCGGCAGCGCCCTCGATTTTTCAGGTGTAAGTGGGCAGATGACAGTGCGTGGGCTTCTGGCCGCCACAGGGTCTTCTGGTTCTGGCCTGAAAGTCAGCAATAGTCAACTTGATCTGGAAGTGAGCCGGCTGCTGGTTGACAGCGCCGCCGGCACTGGCGTCGACATTGTGGAAACAGAGGGCAGTCTGGCTTTCGGGCGCGGCAGCGCCATCGCCAATTCCGGCGGTGTCGGCATTTCTATCGATGGCGGTAGTGCCGATCTGATATACCAGGGCGATTTGACTCATGACAGCGCGACTTCGGCCATCGCCATCCGTAACCATAGCGGCGGCGAGGTGATCTTCGACAGCGGCACCCTGGTCGCCGGCAATGGTGACGGGCTGCAGTTCCGCAATGCGGACGGCACCTACAGTTTCCGGGGCACGACGACCCTTGTTGGTGGTGACGCCGGCATCGATATTCTGGCCGATTCCGCTGGCAGTTTCGCCTTTGGCGGCAACACAGGGATTTTTACCCCCAGTGGTAGCGCCTTTACTCTGCGAGACAGCAGCGCCACCGTCGATTACAGCGGCACGATCACCCAGAACGGCACGGGCAACGCCGTGGAGGTCGCCAGACACACGGGGGGCGCCGTCACCTTCCGCACCGGCACCATCGAGGCCACCGACGGCAACGGCCTGCAATTCTCCGATGCGGACGGGCTCTACGCCTTTCTGGGAACCACTCGCTTGCAGGGGGGCAATGCCGCCATCGACATCCTTTCTGGTTCGGATGGCAGTTTCGAGTTTGGCAACGGCACCAGCATTCTCAACCCCACCGGCGCAGCCTTAACGGTGCGGGACAGCAGCGCCGATCTGGTATATAGCGGCTCCATGAGTCAGAACAATGCGGCGAGCCTGCTTGATGTGGCTAATCATTCGGGTGGCACTCTCACCCTGCGGACCGGCAATCTGACGGCCAGCAATGGCGACGGTCTGCAGTTTGTCAACGCCGACGGCACCTATGAAATTCTGGGTATCACCACCCTGGATGGCGGCAATGCTGGTATCGACATCCTGGCGGATTCAGCCGGCAACTTCACCTTCGGCAGCAGTACTAAAGTCATCAATCCCACAGGTTCGGCTTTTGTCGTGCGGGACAGCAGCGCCACCGTCGGCTACGAAGGCCAACTCAGCCAGGGCAACCTTGCGAGTGTGGTGGAGGTGACCAACCATGCCGGCGGCACGCTGACTTTCCGCAACGGGGCGGTGACGGCCAGCAACGGTGACGGACTGCAGTTCGCCAACGCCGATGGCACCTATGAATTCCTCGGGCGCACCACCCTGGACGGTGGTGACGCCGGGGTCGATATTCTGGCGGGATCAGGTGGCCGCTTTACCTTCGGCGCCGATACGTCCATTGTCAGCCCCACCGGCGACGCGTTCCACGTCAATGGCAGTACCGCCAACGTGACCTACCAAGGGGATCTGACCCAGGTGCGCGATGCCGCTCTGGTGCGCATCGGTGACCACTCCGGCGGCACGCTGACCTTCAACACCGGCAGCCTGGAGGCCACCGCCGGCGGCGGCCTGCTCTTCAGCAACGCCGACGGCACCTATCTGTTCCAGGGGTCCACCCTGCTGGAAGAACTGGGATCCCCGGTGGGTATCGACATACGCAACGGTTCAAGCGGCCGCTTCACCTTCGGCAGTGACACCACCATAGTCAGCCAGTCGGACACTGCTTTTGCCCTTGACGGCAGCGCTGCCAACGTAAGCTACGGCGGCCGCATCGACAGTGCCTCCGGATATATCGCCCACATCAACGACCTGCGCAGTGGCGGCTCCGTCAACTTCATCGCGGCCACGCCCGCGAGCGTCATTCAGGCCCTGACGGCGAACAACCAGGGGGTGCGCATCACCAACTCGGCGGGGAATGTCAGCTTCGACAACCTCATCCTGGGCAGCGACACCACCCGACTGATCAACGACCCCCTCTATCTGGACAACAACAGCGGTCGCTACACCTTTAAGAATGTCGAAATCTTCACCAACAGCGGCACCGGCATTCTGGCTCGCAACAGTGCCGAGGCGACCCTCACGGTGATTGACGGCCTTATCGACACCACCAATGCGCCAGCCATAGACCTCGACTCGATCACGACCAACATCACCCTGGCCTCGGTCAACGCGGCCGATGCCGGCAACGTGGGAATCAATCTCAGTAACCTGAGTTCCGGCTCCCGCTTCCAGGTTCTGGGCGATACGTCCATCGATGGCGCGACCACCAGCATCAACATGGACGGCATCGGTGCGGGCTCGGTCATTACCTTCGATAAGGTCGATGTTCTCGATCGCATTGGCTCAGGTATCGTTATCCGGGATGCCGACGGCCTGATCAATTTTGGCGACATCACCGTGACCAACCCCAACAGCGTCGGCGGCAACGCCATCACCTATACCAATTCCCTGGCCGATGTCACCGTGGCCAAGGCTGATATTGGAGGGTCGCTGGGACACGGTCTCCACCTGGAGAACAGCGCCGGCTCCTTCACGGTCAATGGTGGCAGCATCACCGGCGGCACCACCGGGATTTATGCCCGCAATATCGGCGAACTTTCCGCCAAGAACATCGCCTTCAACCTGGTGGGTAGCGGCGTTACTCTGCTGCAGGACACCAGCAGCACTATGACGGCGACGGTGGCCGGAAACACCCTTGGGCTCGGAGGTTTCTCTGCCACGTCCATTAATGGCTCGACGCTGCGGCTTGACCTGAACAGCAATACGGCCAATACTTTCAGCCTCACCACCACGGGTGGTGGCAGTGATGGTCTGATCGCTATCAAAGGGATGACAGAAGGAACCACTCCTGCTGAGGTGGAATCCTACCTGGTCTCTCCCGACGGTGCTAACAACGTGGGTACAGTGGATGCTGACGATGCGGGAACTTTTATAGGCTACTAA
- a CDS encoding ATP-binding protein → MDLKPEVVAQLERVLTSLEQLLPRPVETIDWNTCLAANWRRHSFSGTLEPVKKVEKVGLDELLGIEEQKETVEDNTRQFLAGYPANNVLLWGTRGTGKSSLVRALLHAYAPQGLRVVQVDKDDLTYLPDIFAAIGDKPFKFILLCDDLSFEPGEPSYKMLKSALDGSVYSAPDNVRIYTTSNRRHLLPEYETDNLGAKMVNNEIHHGEGVEEKISLSDRFGLWVAFHAFSQDHYLRVVRQCVEKLAAQSGLEMSWSLELREAAIQWSHDKSKRCGRTALQFSSHWVGRQLLKKGKP, encoded by the coding sequence ATGGACCTCAAGCCCGAAGTGGTAGCGCAGCTCGAGAGGGTGCTGACTTCTCTGGAACAGCTGCTGCCCCGTCCCGTGGAAACAATCGACTGGAATACCTGTCTGGCTGCCAATTGGCGCCGCCATTCTTTTTCCGGCACCTTGGAGCCGGTGAAGAAAGTGGAAAAGGTAGGTCTCGACGAGTTGCTGGGAATCGAAGAACAAAAAGAGACGGTGGAGGACAACACCCGCCAATTTCTCGCCGGTTATCCTGCTAATAACGTGCTGCTCTGGGGAACTCGGGGCACCGGCAAGTCTTCTCTGGTAAGGGCGCTTCTGCACGCCTACGCACCTCAGGGACTGCGGGTAGTCCAGGTCGATAAAGACGACCTGACCTACTTGCCGGATATCTTCGCCGCCATTGGGGATAAACCCTTCAAATTTATCCTGCTGTGTGACGATCTCAGCTTCGAGCCGGGGGAGCCCAGCTACAAAATGCTCAAGAGCGCCCTCGACGGCTCCGTCTATTCAGCTCCCGACAATGTGCGCATCTATACGACCTCCAACCGCCGTCATCTGCTGCCTGAATACGAAACGGACAACCTGGGCGCCAAGATGGTCAACAACGAGATTCACCACGGCGAGGGGGTGGAAGAAAAAATTTCCCTTTCGGACCGCTTCGGTTTGTGGGTGGCCTTTCACGCTTTTTCCCAGGACCACTATCTGCGCGTGGTGCGGCAGTGCGTGGAAAAGCTGGCCGCGCAGAGCGGCCTGGAGATGAGTTGGTCGCTGGAACTACGGGAGGCGGCCATTCAGTGGTCGCACGATAAAAGCAAACGCTGTGGCCGTACCGCCCTGCAATTTTCGAGTCATTGGGTGGGAAGGCAGCTGCTGAAGAAGGGGAAGCCCTGA